A single region of the Microlunatus panaciterrae genome encodes:
- a CDS encoding PKD domain-containing protein — MSVLVGTAEVPMAEVPMGMGATATVNVRIAVPTDIGAGPYTLVLEVVAEDDTERPVIGQSVAFTVPADSGPRNAHHLPWAIMAIGAGALILTGLAIALALGLRHPNQPPTAHLVVSATSLTVGETLTADGSASTDDTAIRTYTIDWGDQQPAAHEPKATHTYAHPGSYTVTLTVGDGKLRATAAHQVSVTLPPPAVTGSEDFTVSAHADAGSGGHCVTILNEHRLQPGWQIDRDKGDPGHAGVTQISLEMNRQAERSLMAYDYQPDGDNAVKVTGWICSNGLWGSEAIFNARYRVWTIKS; from the coding sequence ATGTCGGTCCTGGTCGGTACAGCCGAGGTACCGATGGCAGAGGTGCCGATGGGGATGGGCGCCACGGCGACCGTCAATGTCAGAATCGCCGTCCCCACGGACATCGGAGCCGGACCGTACACGCTGGTGCTCGAGGTTGTGGCTGAAGACGACACCGAGAGGCCGGTGATCGGGCAATCCGTGGCCTTCACCGTCCCCGCCGACAGCGGCCCAAGGAATGCGCACCACCTTCCGTGGGCGATCATGGCGATTGGTGCTGGGGCACTCATTCTCACTGGACTGGCGATCGCCTTGGCGTTGGGTCTGCGCCATCCCAACCAGCCACCGACGGCCCACCTCGTCGTATCGGCGACATCACTGACGGTGGGCGAGACTCTGACAGCCGATGGATCGGCTTCGACTGACGACACAGCCATCCGGACCTACACCATCGACTGGGGCGACCAACAACCTGCTGCGCATGAGCCAAAAGCCACCCACACCTACGCACACCCGGGCTCCTACACCGTCACCCTCACCGTGGGCGACGGGAAACTCCGAGCAACGGCGGCACATCAAGTGAGTGTCACCTTGCCGCCACCGGCTGTGACGGGCAGCGAGGACTTCACCGTCTCTGCCCATGCCGATGCGGGCTCGGGGGGCCACTGTGTCACGATCCTGAACGAGCATCGCTTGCAGCCCGGTTGGCAGATCGACCGCGACAAGGGTGATCCGGGGCACGCCGGCGTAACGCAGATCTCACTGGAAATGAATCGCCAGGCCGAGAGGAGTCTCATGGCCTACGACTACCAGCCCGACGGCGACAATGCGGTGAAGGTCACGGGTTGGATCTGCAGTAATGGCCTGTGGGGTTCCGAGGCGATCTTCAATGCCAGGTACCGGGTATGGACGATCAAGTCCTGA
- a CDS encoding class F sortase, translating into MLRPSPVDRSRLIRACIALGLAIVGVLLIWGAVGRQSPAEPALAASADRQGAPSATSTRPKPPVERASTHRDQPDVRDRITGPVLPESDPVSVAIPRLGVRTTLVRLGLDARGELEVPHDPAQPGWFIGGAAPGALGPAIIAGHVTWNRAPAVFYRLGSLRRGDHVSVRRSDGKTAVFTVVRVSRFAKARFPTKAVYGPIDHAGLRLITCGGTYDSSRHRYLDNVVVFARLSTVR; encoded by the coding sequence ATGCTCAGGCCATCGCCCGTGGACCGCAGCCGACTCATAAGGGCCTGCATCGCCCTCGGGTTGGCCATCGTCGGCGTGCTGTTGATCTGGGGAGCGGTCGGACGACAGTCCCCTGCTGAGCCAGCGCTCGCCGCGTCGGCGGACAGGCAGGGTGCACCGTCAGCAACCTCGACGAGGCCGAAACCCCCGGTGGAACGAGCCAGCACGCACAGGGACCAACCCGACGTGCGTGATCGGATCACGGGACCGGTCCTCCCCGAGTCAGATCCCGTGTCGGTCGCGATACCGCGGCTCGGTGTCCGCACCACACTGGTCCGCTTGGGTCTCGATGCGCGTGGAGAACTTGAGGTACCCCACGACCCGGCCCAGCCCGGCTGGTTCATCGGAGGGGCCGCTCCAGGTGCGCTCGGGCCGGCCATCATAGCCGGGCACGTGACCTGGAACCGTGCTCCAGCCGTGTTCTACCGACTAGGCAGTCTGCGGCGCGGTGATCACGTGAGTGTCAGGCGGAGTGATGGCAAGACGGCCGTCTTCACCGTCGTCCGGGTGTCCCGATTCGCGAAGGCCCGCTTCCCCACAAAGGCGGTCTACGGACCAATCGATCATGCCGGGCTACGACTGATCACCTGTGGGGGAACCTACGATTCGTCTCGGCACCGCTACTTGGACAACGTCGTCGTCTTTGCCAGGCTTTCGACGGTTCGTTGA
- a CDS encoding GNAT family N-acetyltransferase: MKVRAAVVGDAERIAALNAAGWRAGFRGLISDAYLTGYDGLPELRHRTLAEPADDDLQLVAVDGEEIVGWVAGGSAHEDDLGPGAYQVRACYVDPDRWRTGIGRRLLTALIDHLDPGRWTHLVLWTLRDAAPTNAFYSSLGMVRDGREALLERGGPVPLVRFSAPLTHLRTEPRVPQSNGNSGE; encoded by the coding sequence GTGAAGGTGCGAGCGGCGGTGGTCGGTGACGCCGAGCGGATCGCCGCCCTCAACGCGGCGGGGTGGCGCGCCGGGTTCCGCGGCTTGATCAGCGACGCCTACCTGACGGGCTACGACGGGCTCCCCGAATTGCGCCACCGAACGCTGGCCGAACCCGCAGATGACGACCTCCAGCTGGTGGCCGTCGACGGGGAGGAGATTGTCGGCTGGGTCGCAGGCGGCTCGGCGCACGAGGACGATCTCGGGCCCGGGGCCTACCAGGTCCGGGCCTGCTACGTGGACCCCGATCGCTGGCGCACCGGGATCGGGCGCCGGCTGCTGACAGCGCTGATCGACCATTTGGACCCGGGGCGATGGACTCACCTGGTGCTCTGGACGCTGCGGGATGCGGCGCCGACCAACGCGTTCTACAGCTCGCTCGGGATGGTGCGCGACGGCCGGGAAGCGCTGCTCGAACGGGGCGGTCCCGTGCCGCTGGTGCGCTTCTCCGCCCCGCTCACGCACCTGCGGACCGAGCCGCGTGTGCCGCAGTCCAATGGGAACTCGGGCGAGTAG
- a CDS encoding DUF1232 domain-containing protein: MNLSDLLTPVLVLLGVLSLLGVAVIGFLMWRYRMPPRGLIAMIGALVYLASPVDVLPEVVLGPIGLLDDAGAATAAAVFVYKLVTVKKRLEAAGVKGRRKPDPLE; this comes from the coding sequence ATGAACTTGTCCGATCTGCTGACTCCGGTGCTGGTGCTCCTCGGCGTCCTGTCCCTGCTGGGGGTGGCCGTGATCGGATTCCTCATGTGGCGATACCGCATGCCGCCGCGCGGGCTGATCGCCATGATCGGGGCCCTGGTCTACCTGGCGAGCCCGGTCGACGTGCTACCTGAGGTGGTGCTGGGACCGATCGGCCTCCTCGACGATGCGGGTGCAGCCACGGCCGCTGCGGTCTTCGTCTACAAGCTCGTGACGGTCAAGAAGCGACTCGAGGCTGCAGGTGTGAAAGGCCGGCGCAAGCCAGACCCGCTGGAGTGA
- a CDS encoding magnesium transporter CorA family protein: MTRSRCYREGVLTDEGFSLADVSEHLEDESAVVWVDLCAPKPEELQVLADELQLHTLAVEAAASGRQRPKFDRFPGHDFLTAYVVRLDVTTGELVTGEIAAFITSNALVTVRKDDEFQVDGLVARWDDKADINKHGVGALVHGLLDFIVDGHFEAVESLDDQIELLEDLLFDTRPHDRDVERRSFELRKSLVLLRRVVLPMREVVNSMMRRDVGLVPEQLMPHFQDVYDHVLRATEWTESLRDLVTTILETNLTIQGNRLNIITKKVTSWAAIIAVPTAITGFYGQNVPYPGFAHESGFIVSSVLIALMSGTLYLTFKRKDWL, translated from the coding sequence ATGACGCGGAGCCGCTGTTACCGCGAGGGGGTCCTCACCGACGAGGGGTTCTCGCTCGCCGACGTGTCCGAGCATCTGGAAGACGAGTCCGCAGTCGTCTGGGTGGACCTGTGCGCACCAAAGCCCGAGGAGCTTCAGGTCCTTGCCGATGAGCTCCAGCTCCATACGCTCGCGGTGGAGGCCGCAGCGAGCGGCCGCCAGCGACCGAAGTTTGACCGTTTTCCCGGCCACGACTTCCTCACCGCCTATGTGGTCCGCCTTGACGTAACCACCGGTGAACTGGTGACCGGCGAGATCGCCGCGTTCATCACCTCGAACGCCCTGGTCACGGTCCGCAAGGACGACGAGTTTCAGGTGGACGGGTTGGTGGCCCGCTGGGACGACAAGGCGGACATCAACAAGCACGGCGTTGGTGCCCTCGTGCACGGTCTGTTGGACTTCATCGTCGACGGACACTTCGAGGCCGTGGAGTCCCTCGACGATCAAATCGAGCTGCTCGAGGATCTACTTTTCGACACTCGGCCGCACGACCGCGATGTGGAACGCCGCAGCTTCGAGCTGCGGAAGAGCCTCGTACTTCTTCGCCGAGTCGTGCTGCCGATGCGCGAGGTCGTGAACTCGATGATGCGCCGCGACGTCGGCTTGGTCCCCGAGCAGTTGATGCCGCACTTCCAAGACGTCTACGACCACGTCCTCCGCGCCACGGAGTGGACCGAGAGCTTGCGCGACCTTGTCACTACCATCCTTGAGACGAACCTGACGATCCAGGGAAACCGGCTCAACATCATCACCAAGAAGGTCACCAGCTGGGCGGCAATCATCGCGGTACCGACCGCGATCACCGGCTTCTACGGGCAGAACGTGCCCTACCCAGGCTTCGCCCACGAGTCGGGCTTCATCGTGTCGTCGGTGCTCATCGCGCTGATGTCGGGGACCCTCTACCTCACCTTCAAGCGCAAGGACTGGCTGTGA
- a CDS encoding DUF4386 family protein, with amino-acid sequence MGTCLDARGEGRGAARAEWPILLVFRRSGCYGKCGRRDTPVRPRTLCIAAPWWSAQLFTAQDPRSTSSNLMGNETLAQVGIALELGIVLAQALTAVAFYRLSPRPSARYG; translated from the coding sequence ATGGGGACATGCCTCGATGCTAGGGGCGAAGGCCGCGGTGCGGCCCGGGCCGAATGGCCTATTTTGCTCGTGTTTCGCCGTTCTGGTTGCTATGGGAAGTGTGGCAGACGAGACACTCCAGTAAGGCCGAGGACTCTATGCATCGCAGCTCCATGGTGGTCCGCCCAGCTCTTCACTGCCCAGGACCCCCGAAGCACGTCGTCCAACCTGATGGGGAACGAGACGCTGGCACAGGTCGGCATCGCCTTGGAGCTGGGCATCGTGCTGGCTCAGGCGTTGACCGCAGTGGCGTTCTACCGCCTGTCCCCGCGGCCATCGGCGAGATATGGATGA
- a CDS encoding DUF4386 family protein — MNQSSCFVKARPCILNGQANGRYSEREIETMKTYRGNATAVGVLLIACTVSSVLSAAPLGSLLDGPDYLNKLAGNSNRVVLTALIEFVWAATGAGIAIGLYPVLRRHNRALALGSVAGRVAEGVVILAGTLSLLVLLTVSQGALAAGTAVPAFTREALLATRDWVHGFVGLLAFLTGASMYYYVLYSARLLPRWLSGWGLAAVALALGATLYSGFTQDFGFSTVNTVLNIPIGLQEMVMAVWLLVKGFNPVTLDADDQRSDQATLIKT; from the coding sequence GTGAACCAGTCGTCCTGCTTCGTGAAGGCAAGGCCTTGCATCCTGAACGGACAGGCGAACGGGCGGTATTCAGAACGGGAGATCGAAACCATGAAAACCTACCGAGGAAACGCGACTGCGGTTGGAGTGCTGCTCATCGCCTGCACCGTGAGCAGTGTGCTCAGCGCGGCCCCGCTGGGCTCACTGCTGGATGGTCCCGACTACCTGAACAAGCTGGCGGGAAACAGCAATCGCGTCGTGCTGACGGCGCTCATCGAGTTCGTCTGGGCTGCGACCGGCGCCGGCATCGCGATCGGGCTGTATCCGGTCCTTAGAAGGCACAACCGCGCTCTGGCGCTGGGATCTGTCGCCGGCAGGGTGGCCGAGGGGGTGGTGATCCTGGCCGGGACCCTCAGCCTGCTGGTGCTGCTGACCGTGAGCCAGGGCGCGCTGGCAGCAGGAACTGCAGTTCCTGCGTTCACCAGGGAAGCGTTGCTTGCCACACGCGATTGGGTGCATGGGTTTGTCGGGCTGCTCGCCTTTCTCACCGGCGCCTCGATGTACTACTACGTGCTCTACAGCGCCAGACTCCTCCCCCGGTGGCTCTCGGGCTGGGGTCTTGCCGCCGTAGCCTTGGCCTTGGGCGCCACCCTCTACTCCGGTTTCACCCAGGACTTCGGCTTCTCAACCGTCAACACTGTGCTCAACATCCCGATCGGTCTGCAAGAGATGGTCATGGCGGTGTGGTTGCTCGTCAAAGGGTTCAACCCGGTGACGCTCGATGCCGATGATCAGCGGAGCGACCAAGCCACTCTGATCAAGACCTGA
- a CDS encoding DUF4386 family protein → MSSRSERIAPDKLARLAGGFYLGFILSSVLADALGHIGMGSVDDVYRAILVNNPSFRLGLVIAFGSAWLFLLAAWSLYVLLRTVADSLALLFLLLNTVGVALQCASMLPLIAAMLLGASPDNLPGYSGEQVEGMAHLFITVYKTGFVAAQLFFSTWLFPLGYVVYKSGFLPRFLGVLLALDGVADLIWFLQGLLLPDQHAITYPGLAVSFVAEVGLALWLLIGGVKHAGASTASKSKRSYGE, encoded by the coding sequence GTGTCGTCACGCAGCGAGAGGATTGCCCCGGACAAGCTGGCCAGGCTAGCGGGCGGGTTCTACCTGGGCTTCATCCTGTCCTCAGTGCTCGCGGACGCCCTAGGACACATCGGCATGGGCTCAGTGGATGATGTCTATCGAGCCATCCTCGTGAACAACCCGTCGTTCCGGCTGGGCCTTGTCATCGCCTTCGGCTCCGCCTGGCTCTTCCTTCTGGCCGCCTGGAGCCTCTATGTCCTGCTCCGCACCGTCGCCGATAGCCTGGCGCTGCTCTTCCTACTGCTCAACACCGTGGGCGTCGCGCTCCAGTGCGCGAGCATGCTCCCCCTGATCGCCGCGATGCTGCTCGGAGCCAGCCCCGACAACCTCCCGGGATACTCCGGGGAGCAGGTGGAGGGGATGGCGCACCTGTTCATCACCGTCTACAAGACCGGCTTCGTCGCCGCCCAGCTGTTCTTCAGCACCTGGTTGTTCCCGCTCGGCTACGTGGTCTACAAGTCAGGCTTCCTTCCGCGGTTCCTGGGCGTCCTGCTGGCCCTTGACGGCGTCGCCGACCTGATCTGGTTCCTCCAGGGCCTGCTGCTGCCCGACCAGCACGCCATCACCTATCCGGGCCTGGCTGTCAGCTTCGTCGCCGAAGTCGGCCTGGCGCTCTGGCTTCTCATCGGAGGCGTCAAGCACGCCGGAGCCAGCACCGCAAGCAAGTCAAAGCGTTCGTACGGCGAGTGA
- a CDS encoding DUF6326 family protein, with product MNADRISSRDDPKVNVKVVLSGLWVSMLFVFAYVDIFGFWRADVIYGALHGRVPGGVEISQVFLTLTTLYILVPSIMVTFSLMAPARINRPINVIVSLLYAVSVVAAVIGETWAYYVIGSVVEVLLLLTIAAAAWFWHSSPTRIDAAEPTEPAHIEPADLPKSRQ from the coding sequence ATGAACGCTGACCGGATCAGCAGCCGCGATGACCCGAAGGTCAACGTGAAGGTGGTGCTCAGCGGCTTGTGGGTCTCGATGCTCTTCGTCTTCGCCTACGTTGACATCTTCGGCTTCTGGCGCGCCGACGTGATCTATGGCGCCCTGCACGGAAGGGTCCCAGGTGGTGTTGAGATCAGCCAGGTGTTCCTCACACTCACGACGCTTTACATCCTCGTCCCGAGCATCATGGTGACGTTCTCGCTGATGGCACCGGCGCGGATCAACAGGCCGATCAATGTGATCGTCAGCCTCTTGTACGCCGTGTCAGTGGTCGCCGCCGTAATCGGCGAGACCTGGGCCTACTACGTCATCGGCAGCGTCGTCGAGGTTCTGCTGCTGCTGACCATCGCCGCTGCCGCCTGGTTCTGGCATTCCTCACCGACTCGGATCGACGCCGCCGAGCCGACAGAACCAGCGCACATCGAGCCTGCTGATCTGCCGAAGAGTCGGCAGTGA
- a CDS encoding NIPSNAP family protein, whose product MSTSRVFELRTYQAAPGMGSRMHTRFRDHTLRIFRKHNMEPLAFFSPTDGANTEDTLIYLLGFESREAAEAAWTAFRADPEWQQVKAASEANGTVVEKTESVFLTAAPYSPMS is encoded by the coding sequence ATGTCAACGAGTCGAGTCTTCGAACTTCGCACCTACCAAGCCGCACCCGGAATGGGGTCGCGGATGCATACCCGGTTTCGTGACCACACCCTGCGCATCTTCAGGAAGCACAACATGGAGCCGCTTGCGTTCTTCTCACCTACCGATGGCGCGAACACCGAGGACACCCTCATCTATCTTCTCGGCTTCGAGAGCCGGGAGGCGGCAGAAGCAGCCTGGACCGCGTTCCGCGCGGACCCGGAGTGGCAGCAGGTCAAGGCTGCCTCGGAGGCGAACGGAACCGTGGTCGAGAAGACCGAGTCGGTTTTTCTGACGGCTGCGCCGTATTCCCCGATGAGCTGA
- a CDS encoding putative quinol monooxygenase — protein MFALVVRFDLLDESAARAFDALLAEALPKITAEPGTLVYLTHSVEDAPLSRIFYEVYEDRDAHAKHQSYEHTSLFLTEKDQYLKGSRVEFLDDPTGKGVPQLG, from the coding sequence ATGTTCGCTCTCGTAGTGCGCTTTGACCTGCTGGACGAGTCCGCTGCGCGGGCTTTCGATGCGCTGCTTGCCGAGGCGCTGCCCAAGATCACCGCAGAGCCCGGCACCCTTGTCTACCTGACGCACAGCGTTGAGGACGCGCCCCTGTCGCGGATCTTCTACGAGGTGTACGAGGACCGCGACGCGCACGCCAAGCACCAGAGCTATGAGCACACCAGCCTTTTCCTGACCGAGAAGGACCAGTACCTCAAGGGTTCCAGGGTCGAGTTCCTGGACGACCCGACCGGCAAGGGTGTGCCCCAGCTCGGTTGA
- a CDS encoding IclR family transcriptional regulator: protein MDNSSGVGVLDKAALVLGALETGPTTLAGLVAATGLARPTAHRLAVALEHHRLVSRDLQGRFILGPRLGELASAAGEDRLLATAGPVLARLRDITGESAQMFRRQGDYRICVATAERMSGLRDTVPVGTQLTMSAGSAAQILLAWEEPDRMQRGLRGSRYSAVALAAVRRRGWAHSVGEREAGVASVSAPVRSPSGKVIAAVSVSGPIERLSRQPGRLHAPAVIAAAERLSEVLRRTGSE from the coding sequence ATGGACAACTCTAGCGGTGTTGGCGTTCTCGACAAAGCCGCCCTCGTTCTGGGGGCCCTGGAGACGGGACCGACCACACTGGCCGGGCTGGTGGCTGCCACCGGGCTGGCCCGGCCGACGGCCCACCGGCTGGCTGTGGCGCTCGAACATCATCGCCTGGTCAGCCGCGACCTGCAGGGCCGCTTCATCCTCGGCCCCCGACTGGGCGAGCTCGCCTCGGCCGCCGGTGAGGACCGGCTGCTCGCCACTGCGGGACCCGTTTTGGCACGGCTGCGTGACATCACTGGGGAGTCGGCGCAGATGTTCCGGCGTCAAGGTGACTATCGGATCTGTGTGGCCACCGCAGAGCGCATGTCCGGCCTGCGCGACACCGTCCCGGTCGGGACCCAGCTGACCATGAGCGCAGGGTCTGCCGCGCAGATTCTGCTCGCCTGGGAGGAACCCGACCGGATGCAGCGCGGGCTGCGCGGCTCCCGTTACTCCGCAGTCGCGCTGGCCGCTGTCAGGAGGCGTGGCTGGGCACATTCGGTGGGTGAGCGCGAGGCTGGAGTGGCCTCGGTCTCGGCGCCGGTCCGCTCCCCCTCCGGCAAGGTGATCGCGGCGGTCAGCGTCTCCGGGCCGATCGAGCGGCTGTCCCGCCAACCTGGTCGGCTGCACGCCCCAGCCGTGATCGCGGCCGCCGAACGGCTCAGCGAGGTGCTGCGGCGGACCGGCTCGGAGTAG